Part of the Bacillota bacterium genome, GACCATGCCGGCCTCCAGCGAGCGGAAGTCCACCCGCAGCCTGCCGCCCGGGCCAAACGTCGCAAGCGCGTAGGCCCCTGGAGCGGCGCCGCCGTCCTGCCAGCGTTCGAGGAACGACGGGACCGACACGTAGGGAATGCCCTTCACGATGCGCACGGTTGCCCAGTGCACGTGCCCGCTGAAGACGGCCGCCACCCTGGAGCTACGCTCGACAGCCGATCGAATGGCCTCCCGCTCCCGGGTGAAGGCCCAGTCGGGGAACGGCGAGAACAGCGGGTTGCCTTCGATGCTGTGGTCGTCGAGAGGGTGGTGGGCCAGGACGACCACAGGGCCTGCCGATTCTTGAAGGAGCCGTTCGAACGCCCGGACCTGCCCGGGCGAGACCGACCCGCCGACGCCGCCCAGGGCGGGGTCGCTGGTGTTCAGTACGAGGAAGGTGAGATCCCCCAGCCTGATCGCTTTGGGGTGGTGCGCGGGGGCGCCGGGCACGTCGTGGTTGCCCGGTACCTGCAGCAACGATGCCCGCAGCTCGGCCAGGATCGACGCCACCTCCGCAGCGTGCGCCACGTCGGCCTGCGGATCTT contains:
- a CDS encoding metallophosphoesterase translates to GRRVGHVVRLVLVADIHNGPDRPTRPGSVVPGLLRRFVDEMNGRVRPDAVIDLGDRIDNEDPQADVAHAAEVASILAELRASLLQVPGNHDVPGAPAHHPKAIRLGDLTFLVLNTSDPALGGVGGSVSPGQVRAFERLLQESAGPVVVLAHHPLDDHSIEGNPLFSPFPDWAFTREREAIRSAVERSSRVAAVFSGHVHWATVRIVKGIPYVSVPSFLERWQDGGAAPGAYALATFGPGGRLRVDFRSLEAGMVLSFQHG